From the genome of Leptospira andrefontaineae, one region includes:
- the lsa19 gene encoding adhesin Lsa19: MNSISISKLVTILLVPSLFFFCKPKEEETTDAIVSFIVGKATAEKAGSVLKASDRVVESEIVKTDKDATLDLTTTLGTVRLLGGSEASIAALRADQNYIKINSGNILVKVAKLKKNESISIDTPTVVAAVRGTQFWGQVNPANETGTFAVREGSVQITRKDDEARVLVKAGEAVDLGPGIKALKVRPAAAGELSAMEQIDQMK, translated from the coding sequence ATGAACTCTATATCCATATCAAAGCTAGTTACGATCCTTTTAGTTCCGAGCCTATTCTTCTTCTGCAAGCCTAAAGAAGAAGAAACTACGGATGCAATCGTCTCCTTTATCGTAGGAAAAGCGACTGCAGAAAAAGCGGGCTCTGTCCTGAAGGCAAGTGATCGTGTTGTTGAATCCGAAATTGTAAAAACAGACAAGGATGCTACTCTTGATCTAACCACTACTTTAGGGACAGTTCGACTTCTAGGTGGCTCAGAGGCTTCTATTGCTGCATTGAGAGCGGATCAAAATTATATTAAGATCAATTCAGGCAATATTTTAGTAAAAGTTGCCAAACTCAAAAAGAATGAATCCATCTCAATCGACACTCCTACCGTAGTAGCTGCTGTTAGAGGGACCCAATTCTGGGGACAGGTAAACCCTGCTAATGAAACAGGAACATTCGCAGTGAGAGAGGGTAGTGTTCAGATTACCAGAAAAGACGACGAAGCAAGAGTTTTGGTAAAAGCTGGAGAAGCAGTGGACTTGGGGCCTGGGATCAAGGCTTTAAAAGTTCGCCCTGCAGCTGCGGGAGAGCTCTCCGCAATGGAACAAATCGATCAAATGAAATAG
- a CDS encoding S1C family serine protease produces the protein MNIRLPKIVWINIGLLVLFLFVLILPGEGGLSSFFRGGKPLGYSDQRAGIQLQDAFRNVYNSAKDSVVSIRTKKTEAITSPYQYFDYRTEKLSSFGSGFLIHEKGYVVTNFHVISDAESIEVIASDGSVFPAKFVGSHERADIALLKIKEGSGLKPVSFGDSDKIEVGDWAIAIGSPFGLERSFSVGVVSAKYREDLDETGQTHIQTDSMINPGSSGGPLLNIYGEVIGINRLIRSDSGRNTGIGFAIPMNYAKKIIQLIEENKGRIIRPATLGVMATVPLPDHRKALGIPADWKGVLVYDIDPGSSAESSGLKRYDFIMEANGVQVKNINDLREQVGIVGLGGRLKLRIYREKSLEELTVRLIQK, from the coding sequence ATGAATATTCGTCTTCCTAAAATCGTTTGGATCAATATCGGACTTTTGGTTTTATTCCTATTCGTCCTCATTCTTCCGGGAGAAGGAGGTTTGTCCTCCTTTTTCCGAGGTGGTAAACCGCTCGGCTATTCCGACCAAAGAGCCGGGATCCAATTGCAGGATGCTTTTCGAAATGTTTATAATTCTGCAAAAGATTCTGTGGTTTCTATACGGACCAAAAAAACAGAAGCAATCACAAGCCCTTACCAATATTTCGATTATCGCACTGAAAAACTTTCCTCTTTTGGCAGCGGGTTTCTCATTCACGAAAAGGGGTATGTTGTCACAAATTTTCACGTTATCTCGGACGCGGAAAGTATAGAAGTAATTGCTTCCGACGGTAGTGTTTTCCCTGCAAAATTTGTGGGAAGCCATGAAAGAGCGGACATAGCTCTTCTGAAAATTAAAGAAGGAAGTGGACTCAAACCAGTTTCTTTTGGTGATTCCGATAAGATAGAAGTGGGAGATTGGGCGATTGCAATCGGTTCTCCTTTCGGCCTAGAAAGATCTTTTTCCGTCGGTGTGGTTTCCGCAAAGTATAGGGAAGATCTGGATGAGACAGGACAAACCCATATCCAGACAGATAGTATGATCAACCCAGGTTCCAGCGGTGGGCCTCTTCTAAATATTTACGGAGAAGTAATTGGGATCAATCGTTTGATCCGTAGCGACTCTGGTAGGAACACCGGCATCGGCTTTGCTATCCCGATGAATTATGCCAAAAAGATAATCCAGCTCATCGAAGAGAATAAGGGACGGATCATCCGACCTGCTACTTTGGGTGTGATGGCGACTGTCCCACTTCCGGACCATAGAAAGGCTCTTGGAATTCCTGCTGATTGGAAAGGAGTTCTAGTTTACGATATTGACCCGGGTTCTTCCGCAGAAAGTTCCGGTTTGAAACGATACGACTTCATTATGGAAGCAAACGGAGTCCAAGTTAAAAATATTAATGATCTGAGGGAACAGGTAGGAATAGTAGGATTAGGCGGCAGGTTAAAACTTAGGATCTATAGGGAAAAATCCCTGGAAGAACTGACCGTTCGATTGATACAGAAATAA
- a CDS encoding pyridoxal phosphate-dependent aminotransferase, whose protein sequence is MRRNIVHSGADALIYEIRQIVGVAKKLEALGVPITYENIGDPIQKGEKVAPWMKKIVSDLILEDRSWAYTATQGFEKTRNFLADKVNERGGAQITADDILFFNGLGDAVAKIFGFLRREARVIGPSPAYSTLSSAEAAHSGYEHMTYNLNPEQGWMPDLEDIENKVKYNDSIAGILLINPDNPTGAVYDKNVMREIVKIAEKYDVMLICDETYAHVNYSETGTIHLSEVIGNKVPGMALRSVSKEFPWPGGRCGWLEIFNKDKDPVFARYAKSLLDAKMLEVCSTTLPQMAIPEVYSHPQFLPHLKERNEKFKKKAKLATESFKGLGGVTVVEPKGAFYLTVAFDKGVLGDKMTLPISNPKAEEFIRPLLGNCAPDRRFVYYLLASTGICVVPLSSFCTDRDGFRVTLLEEDEEKFRWIYNTLRKSIEDYTAST, encoded by the coding sequence ATGAGAAGAAATATCGTTCATAGCGGTGCTGATGCTCTCATTTACGAGATCCGTCAGATCGTAGGAGTCGCTAAAAAGTTAGAAGCTCTCGGAGTTCCAATTACGTACGAGAATATCGGGGACCCCATCCAAAAAGGAGAGAAGGTCGCTCCCTGGATGAAAAAAATAGTTTCGGATCTGATCCTCGAAGACAGGTCCTGGGCCTATACGGCTACGCAAGGATTTGAGAAGACCAGAAATTTTTTAGCGGACAAAGTGAACGAAAGAGGCGGAGCCCAAATTACCGCTGATGATATTTTATTTTTCAACGGACTCGGTGACGCGGTCGCTAAAATTTTCGGGTTTTTAAGAAGAGAGGCTCGGGTTATAGGACCAAGTCCTGCATATTCTACTCTATCTTCTGCGGAAGCAGCGCACTCAGGTTATGAGCATATGACTTATAACTTAAATCCGGAACAAGGTTGGATGCCTGATCTGGAAGATATTGAGAACAAGGTCAAATATAATGACTCGATTGCAGGTATTCTTCTCATCAATCCGGATAACCCTACCGGCGCAGTATATGATAAAAATGTAATGCGAGAGATCGTTAAGATCGCAGAAAAATATGATGTAATGCTTATCTGCGACGAAACATACGCTCATGTAAATTATTCCGAAACGGGAACAATCCACCTTTCAGAAGTGATAGGTAATAAGGTGCCTGGAATGGCTCTTCGTTCCGTGTCCAAGGAATTTCCTTGGCCTGGTGGAAGATGCGGCTGGTTGGAGATATTCAACAAAGACAAGGATCCAGTTTTTGCAAGATATGCAAAATCCCTTTTGGACGCTAAGATGCTGGAAGTATGTTCTACCACTCTTCCTCAGATGGCAATTCCCGAAGTATATTCCCATCCTCAGTTTCTTCCCCACTTAAAGGAAAGAAATGAGAAGTTCAAGAAGAAGGCCAAACTTGCTACCGAGTCTTTTAAAGGGCTGGGAGGTGTTACTGTAGTAGAACCTAAGGGAGCTTTCTATCTTACTGTTGCATTCGATAAGGGAGTTTTAGGAGATAAGATGACTCTTCCTATCTCCAATCCAAAGGCAGAAGAATTTATCCGCCCTCTTCTTGGGAACTGCGCTCCTGATCGTCGATTTGTGTATTATCTTTTGGCTTCCACTGGAATATGCGTAGTCCCACTTTCTTCTTTCTGTACGGATAGAGACGGTTTTAGGGTTACTCTTCTCGAAGAAGATGAGGAAAAATTCCGTTGGATCTATAATACTTTGAGAAAGAGTATAGAGGACTATACAGCTTCCACTTAG
- the murI gene encoding glutamate racemase, translated as MKNNKERVPKIGVMDSGMGGLSVLKELLDLPYSVNFLYYGDLAHAPYGEKQTSEVLELTRNVCHFFLKEEVDAILLACNTATSASASKLREELSVPVFGMEPAIKPALLAHPGEKIALLATSVTHREEKLQDLKSELGASERVLHLNCDGLATLVDQGKWEEAKLLLKNILKIPQEQGIRALVLGCTHYVFLKNEIKDLYPEAILHDGNKGTVRHLVRSLHLDEKQGHPNYNLFFSSPNNREELEGFASQLLQKASP; from the coding sequence ATGAAAAACAATAAAGAAAGAGTTCCTAAGATCGGAGTGATGGATTCCGGAATGGGAGGACTTTCCGTTCTTAAGGAACTCTTAGATCTTCCATATTCCGTAAATTTTCTTTATTATGGAGATCTTGCACATGCTCCTTATGGAGAGAAACAAACCTCAGAAGTTTTGGAACTCACTCGTAATGTGTGTCACTTCTTCTTAAAAGAAGAAGTAGATGCGATCCTTCTTGCATGTAACACTGCAACTTCCGCTTCTGCCTCTAAACTCAGGGAAGAATTATCCGTACCTGTATTTGGTATGGAACCCGCTATCAAACCCGCACTTCTTGCCCACCCTGGAGAAAAAATTGCGTTACTCGCCACTTCAGTTACTCATAGAGAAGAAAAATTGCAGGACTTAAAATCCGAATTAGGCGCATCGGAAAGGGTACTTCACCTCAATTGTGACGGTCTTGCTACACTGGTAGATCAAGGGAAATGGGAAGAAGCCAAACTTCTTCTTAAAAACATATTAAAGATCCCGCAAGAACAAGGTATCCGTGCTCTTGTATTGGGATGCACACATTACGTATTCTTAAAAAACGAGATCAAAGACCTATATCCAGAGGCAATTCTTCATGATGGGAACAAGGGGACCGTCCGCCATTTAGTCAGATCTCTTCATTTGGATGAAAAGCAGGGGCACCCTAATTATAATCTGTTCTTTTCTTCCCCTAATAACCGAGAAGAATTGGAAGGGTTTGCCTCTCAGTTATTACAAAAAGCCTCCCCATAA